One window from the genome of Synechococcus sp. PROS-7-1 encodes:
- a CDS encoding sodium:solute symporter family protein, which translates to MPAEATPFLAPGIAWALVVLFSVLWIALGMTWGRRGNGDADDYMLAGRNIGLALSTATLMASWVTGNTTLLAPEFGYRTGLWGMFSYALAGLGLILFAPLASRIKQLMPNGRTSGDFIRLRYGRLAWWVFMVITAIYTLGFLMTQAMGAGLLLQALSGFDYHVGMVVVIGVATVYTLFGGMRAVIGTDFIQSLLIMVLLAVVAVLAFRQFPMPEVHALLIAEHPDRLDLLLPAGLLIAWNSALFSMGEVFHNNIWWSRVFASRRSVVMTSFVLGGLAWMSVPLVTGSIGLVALARELPLEQVNMVFPVMAADLLGAGGAALVFVVVFASLTSTLDSLLASTADLLAEDVYFRLLRPQASDAQLKQAARQMVVGLAVVTLALSWPRLDSLATVLFFTGALVASTVWPVACGLYWSSANRWAAIVAMLAGTAVGLTAYVLIAPYCAAVFSAAVSAVVMAVGSRWQPEQFDFNRLQEEG; encoded by the coding sequence ATGCCCGCTGAAGCCACACCATTTCTGGCGCCTGGCATCGCCTGGGCCCTGGTTGTGTTGTTTTCCGTGCTGTGGATCGCCCTGGGGATGACCTGGGGCCGCCGCGGTAATGGAGATGCCGACGACTACATGCTGGCGGGCCGCAACATCGGGTTGGCCTTGAGCACAGCCACCTTGATGGCGTCTTGGGTGACGGGCAACACCACACTGTTGGCCCCGGAATTCGGCTACAGAACCGGTCTTTGGGGCATGTTCAGTTATGCCCTGGCCGGTCTGGGGTTGATCCTGTTCGCGCCGCTGGCTTCACGCATCAAGCAGCTGATGCCGAATGGCCGCACCAGTGGTGATTTCATTCGGCTGCGATACGGACGTTTGGCCTGGTGGGTGTTCATGGTGATCACCGCCATTTACACGCTGGGTTTTCTGATGACCCAGGCCATGGGGGCCGGCCTGTTGCTTCAGGCGCTCTCCGGTTTTGATTATCACGTGGGCATGGTGGTGGTGATCGGTGTCGCAACGGTTTACACGCTGTTCGGCGGCATGCGGGCGGTGATTGGAACCGATTTCATCCAATCGCTCCTGATCATGGTGCTGCTGGCGGTGGTGGCGGTGCTGGCGTTTCGTCAGTTCCCGATGCCGGAGGTGCATGCCCTCTTAATCGCTGAGCATCCCGACCGTCTTGATCTCTTACTCCCCGCCGGTCTGTTGATCGCCTGGAATTCAGCCCTGTTCTCGATGGGTGAGGTCTTTCACAACAACATCTGGTGGTCACGCGTGTTCGCCAGCCGGCGCAGTGTGGTGATGACCTCTTTTGTTTTGGGGGGATTGGCCTGGATGAGTGTCCCGCTGGTGACGGGATCGATCGGTTTGGTGGCGTTGGCGCGCGAGCTGCCGCTAGAGCAGGTGAACATGGTGTTCCCGGTGATGGCAGCGGATCTCCTCGGCGCGGGTGGGGCTGCACTGGTGTTTGTGGTGGTCTTTGCCTCACTGACGTCCACCTTGGACTCCCTGTTGGCCTCCACCGCGGATCTGCTGGCTGAAGACGTTTATTTCCGTCTGCTGCGTCCCCAGGCGAGCGATGCTCAGCTCAAGCAGGCGGCACGGCAGATGGTGGTTGGCCTGGCTGTGGTCACCTTGGCCCTGTCTTGGCCGCGGCTGGACTCGCTGGCGACGGTGTTGTTCTTCACCGGTGCGTTGGTGGCTTCCACGGTCTGGCCTGTGGCTTGCGGTCTCTATTGGTCCTCCGCCAATCGTTGGGCTGCGATTGTCGCCATGCTGGCCGGCACTGCTGTGGGTCTGACGGCCTACGTTCTGATTGCTCCCTATTGCGCGGCGGTGTTCTCCGCAGCCGTTTCGGCCGTCGTGATGGCAGTGGGCAGTCGCTGGCAGCCAGAACAGTTTGATTTCAATCGTTTGCAAGAGGAGGGGTGA
- a CDS encoding circularly permuted type 2 ATP-grasp protein — protein sequence MFTEYRPTQGYDEYFCRKQYAPRADLEPLLSSLGAMGLAELNRSHASASNLLRRLGATFRLNGSGLHGGERILPFDPLPRLIHRQEWSVLERGLVQRLEAIDQFLADVYGPQRILNDGVIPREDMESSQGWRPQMQDIAVPLNRWCHISGLDLIRDGDGTWRVLEDNLRCPSGVAYFLENRRVMKRLFPSLFAGRTVQPIDDYPSHLLRTLQDLAPWSDAPRVVLLTPGVFNSAYFEHSYLAQQMGIALVEGRDLICEDGRVWMRSTAGREPVDVIYRRIDDDFLDPNVFRRDSMLGVPGLIDAMRSGRVAIANAPGSGVADDKLIYAYVPAMIRYYLNEEPIIDNVPTYLCSRDDDLRFVLEHLNELVVKSVAEAGGYGMLIGPHASTEEIESFAAKIKAHPRNFIAQPTLQLSTVPSLSEGELYPCHVDLRPYVLRGKSDWVSPGGLTRVALKRGSLVVNSSQGGGCKDTWVVSDNTVTAECAEPVPC from the coding sequence ATGTTCACCGAGTACCGACCAACCCAGGGGTACGACGAATATTTCTGCCGTAAACAGTACGCTCCCCGTGCCGATCTAGAGCCACTGCTGTCCTCCCTCGGCGCCATGGGGTTAGCGGAACTGAATCGCAGTCATGCATCAGCGAGCAACCTGTTGCGGCGCCTTGGAGCCACCTTCCGACTCAACGGATCAGGGCTTCATGGCGGAGAACGCATCCTTCCCTTTGATCCACTGCCAAGACTCATTCACCGTCAGGAATGGTCCGTTCTGGAGCGCGGATTGGTGCAACGCCTGGAGGCCATTGATCAGTTTCTGGCGGACGTTTATGGACCCCAACGGATCCTCAATGATGGTGTGATTCCCCGCGAGGACATGGAGAGCTCCCAGGGCTGGCGGCCCCAGATGCAGGACATCGCCGTGCCGCTGAACCGCTGGTGCCACATCTCCGGTCTGGATCTGATCCGCGATGGCGACGGCACCTGGAGAGTCTTGGAGGACAACCTGCGCTGCCCCTCCGGCGTGGCCTATTTCCTTGAGAACCGCCGGGTGATGAAGCGCTTGTTCCCGAGCCTGTTTGCGGGCCGGACAGTGCAGCCGATCGACGATTACCCCTCCCATCTTTTGCGCACGCTGCAGGATCTGGCCCCTTGGAGTGATGCTCCACGGGTGGTGCTGCTGACCCCCGGCGTGTTCAACAGCGCCTATTTCGAGCACAGCTATCTGGCCCAGCAAATGGGCATTGCCCTGGTGGAAGGCCGCGATCTGATCTGTGAGGACGGACGCGTCTGGATGCGCAGCACTGCCGGCAGGGAACCTGTGGATGTGATCTACCGGCGCATCGATGACGATTTCCTCGATCCGAACGTCTTCCGGCGTGATTCGATGCTCGGTGTCCCCGGGCTCATCGATGCCATGCGCTCCGGTCGAGTAGCCATCGCCAATGCCCCTGGGAGCGGGGTCGCCGACGACAAGCTGATCTATGCCTACGTGCCGGCAATGATCCGTTATTACCTCAACGAAGAACCGATCATTGACAACGTCCCCACCTATCTCTGTTCAAGGGACGACGACCTCCGTTTTGTGCTCGAGCATCTCAACGAACTGGTGGTGAAGTCTGTTGCCGAAGCAGGCGGCTATGGAATGTTGATCGGGCCCCATGCCAGCACTGAGGAGATTGAGAGCTTCGCGGCGAAGATCAAGGCACATCCGCGCAATTTCATCGCTCAGCCCACCCTGCAGCTTTCCACAGTTCCATCCCTCAGCGAAGGGGAGCTGTACCCCTGCCATGTGGATCTGCGCCCCTACGTGCTCCGGGGTAAAAGCGACTGGGTCAGCCCCGGCGGCTTGACTCGTGTAGCCCTGAAACGCGGTTCCTTGGTGGTCAACTCCTCCCAGGGGGGCGGCTGCAAGGACACCTGGGTGGTCAGCGACAACACAGTCACCGCCGAATGTGCGGAGCCGGTGCCGTGCTGA
- a CDS encoding alpha-E domain-containing protein — protein sequence MLSRVADSLYWINRYIERAENISRFLEVSEAMALDCPPGSAEPWLPLVDANGDRQRFDETYPLGSPNDVVGFLLLDRDNPNSIVSCIAKARENARQIRDVITTEMWEQLNDLYWNVQDGEALWQEPDQEQLRSIRRGCQLFYGITDVTLSRDQAWLFSQLGRLIERADKTSRILDVKYFLLLPTPTEVGGVLDELQWISLLRTAGAYQMYRQSVQQAITPASVARFLLLDPIFPRSVRFCLQEINTTLERIRPGPHAGPPDDLECLRGQLLAQWSYTRIDAVIDRGLHEAVDQLQSDLNKLHELIHRRYFTTTDFGSIPTDPSCALS from the coding sequence GTGCTGAGCCGTGTGGCCGATTCGCTGTACTGGATCAACCGGTATATCGAGCGGGCCGAAAACATCTCCCGATTTCTGGAAGTGAGCGAAGCCATGGCTCTGGACTGCCCCCCGGGCAGCGCTGAGCCTTGGCTTCCCCTCGTGGATGCCAATGGAGACCGCCAACGCTTCGACGAAACCTATCCACTGGGAAGTCCAAACGATGTTGTTGGCTTTCTGCTGCTGGACCGCGACAACCCCAACAGCATCGTGAGCTGCATCGCCAAGGCCCGTGAAAACGCTCGCCAAATCCGCGATGTAATCACCACAGAAATGTGGGAGCAGCTCAATGACCTCTATTGGAATGTTCAAGACGGTGAAGCGCTCTGGCAGGAACCGGATCAGGAGCAGCTACGCAGCATTCGTCGCGGTTGCCAGCTCTTCTATGGCATCACGGACGTGACCCTCAGCCGTGATCAAGCCTGGCTGTTTAGCCAGCTGGGGCGGCTGATCGAACGGGCGGACAAAACCTCCCGCATTCTCGATGTGAAGTACTTCCTGCTGTTGCCAACGCCAACGGAGGTGGGCGGGGTTCTCGATGAACTGCAGTGGATCTCACTGCTGCGCACAGCTGGGGCTTATCAGATGTACAGACAGAGCGTTCAGCAGGCGATCACACCCGCATCGGTGGCACGATTCTTGCTGCTGGATCCAATTTTTCCCCGCTCGGTCCGCTTCTGTCTGCAGGAGATCAACACCACACTGGAGCGCATCCGGCCAGGTCCCCATGCAGGCCCCCCGGATGATCTTGAGTGCCTACGCGGCCAGTTGTTGGCTCAGTGGAGCTATACCCGCATCGATGCAGTGATTGACCGGGGACTGCATGAGGCCGTGGATCAACTTCAGAGCGACCTCAACAAGCTGCATGAACTCATCCACCGTCGCTACTTCACGACCACCGACTTCGGCTCCATCCCCACAGACCCGTCATGCGCGCTCAGCTGA
- a CDS encoding transglutaminase family protein gives MRAQLIHRLNYQYEAPVQLGEHRLCLRPRAQGHQRLIQHSLQISPVPVHSHELLAASGDAIERVRFQGATASLQIEARSLVETRQATPLLDCFNGLEPPLPYPRGQLNHDLLGALEGWLPNGQHDPSAVELAQDALMGGNQQALPFLQQLMEMIQDRVKYTQRHVGPAWPAGRTLRERVGSCRDLAMLMMECCRSVGLPARFVSGYHLAEPAPERYDLHAWTEIYLPGAGWRGFDPSAGGEINSRYIVLASSSKPDLTAAVQGTFHGPMATASELSWTIEAVVESESLSAPITPLIQAA, from the coding sequence ATGCGCGCTCAGCTGATCCACCGTCTCAACTATCAATACGAGGCTCCGGTTCAACTGGGGGAACACCGCCTCTGTCTGCGGCCCAGGGCCCAGGGCCATCAACGACTGATTCAGCATTCCCTGCAGATCTCACCGGTTCCTGTTCACAGCCATGAGCTGTTGGCAGCCAGTGGTGATGCAATCGAGCGTGTGCGCTTCCAAGGGGCGACCGCTTCACTTCAGATCGAAGCCAGGAGCCTGGTGGAAACCCGGCAAGCCACTCCCCTGCTCGATTGCTTCAACGGCCTTGAGCCTCCGCTTCCCTATCCCAGAGGCCAGTTGAACCACGACCTGTTGGGTGCCCTGGAAGGTTGGCTACCCAACGGACAGCATGATCCTTCTGCGGTGGAACTGGCTCAGGACGCCTTGATGGGAGGCAACCAACAGGCACTGCCCTTTCTTCAGCAACTGATGGAGATGATTCAGGACCGGGTGAAGTACACCCAACGGCATGTGGGCCCGGCCTGGCCGGCGGGCCGCACCCTGCGCGAGCGGGTTGGGTCCTGCCGCGATCTGGCGATGTTGATGATGGAGTGCTGCCGCAGTGTTGGCCTTCCAGCTCGGTTTGTCAGCGGTTACCACCTGGCCGAGCCTGCCCCTGAGCGGTACGACCTGCACGCCTGGACCGAGATCTATCTGCCCGGTGCCGGCTGGCGTGGATTCGATCCCAGCGCTGGTGGAGAAATCAACTCCCGCTACATCGTGCTGGCGAGTTCATCGAAGCCCGATCTCACCGCAGCCGTTCAGGGCACATTCCATGGCCCGATGGCCACCGCAAGCGAACTCAGTTGGACCATCGAAGCCGTTGTGGAGTCCGAGTCGTTGTCGGCACCCATCACACCCCTGATTCAGGCTGCCTGA
- a CDS encoding redox protein, translating to MFELLSYERFRDTPAVRFFDVTVETSNARDLVIHSGPAISPPDDPDSGAWQFYLHPHQEDNLLAASGGRTFYLVNLAWTKPFHIVRLQSGGDILRIPPGTFHRSVSDPDGSVVLNQAVREKGVSLLQEFRVYNSARIPALMAVTSIQAPPPRFHGVEPLVQAA from the coding sequence ATGTTCGAATTGCTGTCCTATGAGCGCTTCCGCGACACACCAGCGGTGCGTTTCTTTGACGTGACGGTGGAAACGTCCAACGCCCGTGATCTGGTGATTCACAGCGGGCCTGCGATCAGTCCGCCCGATGATCCAGACAGCGGTGCCTGGCAGTTCTATTTGCATCCTCATCAGGAAGACAATCTTTTAGCGGCCAGTGGTGGCCGCACTTTTTATCTGGTGAATCTGGCTTGGACGAAGCCGTTTCACATCGTGCGTCTGCAGAGCGGCGGCGACATCCTGCGCATTCCGCCCGGTACCTTCCATCGTTCGGTGTCGGACCCTGATGGGTCCGTGGTCCTCAACCAAGCGGTTCGGGAGAAAGGGGTGTCGTTGCTTCAGGAGTTCCGCGTGTACAACAGTGCACGCATTCCAGCTCTGATGGCAGTCACGTCGATCCAGGCTCCACCGCCACGTTTTCACGGGGTGGAACCCCTGGTTCAGGCAGCCTGA
- the cobA gene encoding uroporphyrinogen-III C-methyltransferase, producing the protein MTTANSSGIVYLVGAGPGDPELLTVKAHRLLQSCDALVYDSLVPREVLDLVPEHCERHFVGKRRGHHSVPQPSTNAVLVELSARHACVVRLKGGDPFLFGRGGEEAAHLVKHGVRVEVVPGVTAGIAAPAYAGIPVTHRRAGSSVTFVTGHEEIDKRRPSVNWRSLATASDGLVIYMGLHNLPRIADELMAGGLSPETPVAVIQQGTVAGQRCLQAVLSTIAERARQEQFASPSIVVVGDVVKEQISACAPEPAAVTMPIPF; encoded by the coding sequence GTGACTACTGCTAACAGTTCTGGAATCGTTTATCTCGTTGGTGCTGGTCCGGGAGACCCCGAGCTGCTCACAGTGAAGGCGCATCGTCTGCTCCAATCCTGTGATGCGCTTGTGTACGACTCGCTCGTGCCGCGGGAGGTTCTGGATCTTGTGCCGGAGCACTGTGAACGTCACTTCGTGGGGAAGCGCAGGGGGCACCATTCCGTCCCGCAGCCGAGCACGAACGCCGTACTGGTGGAGCTGTCGGCACGTCACGCCTGTGTGGTCCGCCTCAAAGGTGGTGATCCTTTCCTCTTTGGTCGGGGTGGTGAGGAAGCAGCGCATCTCGTGAAACATGGCGTGCGGGTAGAAGTGGTGCCGGGGGTGACTGCTGGGATTGCAGCACCGGCCTATGCGGGAATTCCCGTCACCCATCGGCGCGCAGGGTCTTCGGTCACGTTCGTGACAGGCCACGAGGAGATTGATAAGCGCCGACCATCGGTGAACTGGCGTTCCCTGGCGACTGCGAGCGATGGCCTGGTGATTTACATGGGGCTTCACAATCTGCCGCGCATCGCTGATGAGCTGATGGCCGGAGGGCTCAGCCCCGAGACCCCCGTGGCCGTGATTCAACAGGGAACCGTGGCCGGGCAGCGTTGTCTGCAGGCCGTGCTCTCGACCATCGCTGAACGGGCGCGTCAGGAACAGTTCGCCTCCCCGTCCATCGTGGTGGTTGGCGATGTGGTGAAGGAGCAGATCAGCGCCTGTGCACCTGAGCCGGCGGCCGTCACCATGCCCATTCCCTTTTAA
- a CDS encoding DNA mismatch repair protein MutS, with product MSASPLGTRLHRGSVHGGTVGGTTAGHGAEHGQHAPMRTAAPVSRAWPLLPNSALLPQRAIRLVVHGRAGGEVPEALRRLCQSVQSGRRAPVELEVLTGASPPSRSDGPLWLVPMLLWPGAHARVDVPMIRRRLVGEGQSVTLLPFLGAWTSWWSLVAQALQLHASTTGVLIHHPLRPGLADRFLTQLSMRMGRPLVPFDQWPEYQRLHPEAQPLTLALAPNRMTESLGEAGEWPPLLDHPLIRQGLIDLLVSLP from the coding sequence ATGAGCGCATCTCCGCTCGGAACGCGCCTCCATCGCGGCTCGGTCCATGGCGGAACGGTTGGAGGTACGACGGCGGGTCATGGAGCTGAACATGGTCAACATGCACCGATGAGAACAGCCGCTCCTGTCTCCCGGGCGTGGCCATTGCTACCAAACAGTGCTTTGCTGCCTCAGCGTGCAATCCGTCTGGTTGTGCACGGTCGTGCTGGAGGCGAAGTTCCAGAGGCCTTGCGACGGCTTTGCCAGTCTGTGCAGTCAGGTCGCCGGGCTCCTGTGGAGCTTGAAGTCCTCACCGGGGCCTCACCCCCGTCTCGATCTGATGGGCCTCTGTGGCTGGTGCCGATGCTGCTCTGGCCCGGCGCCCATGCCCGGGTTGATGTTCCGATGATCCGTCGTCGTCTCGTAGGGGAGGGCCAGTCCGTGACGCTGCTGCCATTTCTTGGAGCCTGGACCAGCTGGTGGAGCCTGGTGGCTCAGGCGCTGCAGTTGCATGCATCAACAACGGGCGTGTTGATTCATCACCCTCTCCGTCCAGGCTTGGCTGATCGCTTCTTGACCCAGCTCTCCATGCGAATGGGCCGCCCGCTTGTGCCCTTTGATCAATGGCCCGAGTACCAACGCCTCCACCCAGAAGCTCAGCCACTCACGTTGGCGTTGGCTCCAAACCGGATGACTGAGTCCCTCGGGGAGGCTGGAGAATGGCCCCCTTTGCTGGACCATCCCCTGATCCGTCAGGGCTTGATCGATTTGCTGGTTTCCTTGCCGTGA
- a CDS encoding ferredoxin--nitrite reductase, with amino-acid sequence MTISSPSRPYLDGKKLNKIEQNKAEKDGLLVGPEIEKFAEIGWEQVDETDLQLRLKWYGMFWRPKTPGQFMLRLRVPNGVLSAQQLRVVASIVERYGESGSCDITTRQNLQLRGVLLNDLPEILKRLKEAGLSSIQSGFDNPRNVTGNPLAGIDPHEIVDTRPYTTELQNFLTNSCQGNPNYSNLPRKWNTAVAGAKDNFLLHNDIVFHPVERDGEMGFGVWIGGILSSQMNAYAIPLNAWVKPTEICRMTDAVISLWRDNGERDKRPKGRFRFYLDAIGIEAFRSQVETLFGPLTPDPGSVFATTPRSHYGLHPQKQEGLSFAGLHVPVGRLTAQDLQDFATASLEYGNGEVRLTEDQNVIVVGLPDEAIPAFKADPLLQRFPLEPGSIAAGTVSCTGNTYCSFGLTNTKDQARKIAQELDQELNLPEEVKIHWTGCPNTCGQAFMGAIGLTGTKAKNSEGVMGEGYMLTTGGSQGENPTVGEVKQKAIPADQIKTVLKDLLVEQFGASLKR; translated from the coding sequence ATGACGATCAGCTCTCCCTCCAGGCCCTATCTGGATGGCAAGAAGCTCAATAAGATCGAGCAGAACAAGGCCGAAAAGGATGGTCTTCTGGTTGGACCTGAGATTGAGAAATTTGCTGAAATCGGTTGGGAGCAGGTCGACGAAACAGACCTTCAACTCCGGCTGAAATGGTATGGAATGTTCTGGCGTCCCAAAACTCCAGGGCAATTCATGCTGCGATTGAGAGTTCCAAATGGCGTTCTCTCAGCCCAGCAACTGCGTGTGGTCGCATCGATCGTTGAGCGTTACGGCGAGAGCGGCAGTTGCGACATCACAACACGCCAAAATTTGCAATTGCGTGGTGTCCTTCTCAACGATCTACCAGAAATCCTAAAGCGCCTCAAGGAAGCAGGACTCAGCTCAATTCAATCGGGTTTCGACAATCCCCGTAACGTCACCGGTAACCCTCTGGCCGGAATTGATCCCCACGAAATTGTTGATACCCGCCCATACACCACGGAACTCCAGAACTTTCTGACCAACAGCTGTCAAGGCAATCCCAATTACTCCAACCTGCCGCGCAAATGGAATACGGCCGTCGCAGGCGCCAAAGATAATTTCCTTCTCCACAACGACATCGTTTTCCATCCTGTTGAACGCGATGGCGAGATGGGCTTTGGCGTTTGGATCGGCGGCATCCTTTCATCACAAATGAATGCCTACGCCATTCCTCTCAATGCCTGGGTGAAACCGACCGAAATCTGCCGCATGACCGACGCTGTGATTTCGCTCTGGAGAGACAACGGGGAACGAGACAAGCGTCCCAAAGGTCGCTTCCGCTTCTATCTGGATGCAATTGGCATCGAAGCGTTCCGATCGCAAGTCGAAACACTGTTTGGACCCTTAACCCCGGATCCAGGTTCCGTTTTTGCCACCACGCCCCGTTCTCATTACGGACTTCATCCGCAGAAACAGGAAGGATTGTCATTTGCAGGCCTTCATGTACCAGTGGGTCGCCTGACAGCTCAGGATCTTCAGGACTTCGCCACTGCAAGCCTTGAGTACGGCAATGGCGAAGTGCGGCTCACCGAAGATCAAAATGTAATCGTGGTGGGTCTCCCCGACGAGGCCATTCCTGCATTCAAAGCTGATCCTCTGCTCCAACGGTTTCCATTAGAGCCGGGGTCCATTGCAGCAGGTACGGTGTCATGCACGGGAAACACCTACTGCAGCTTCGGCCTCACCAATACCAAAGATCAGGCTCGAAAGATCGCCCAGGAGCTTGACCAGGAGCTCAACCTACCTGAAGAAGTGAAGATCCATTGGACGGGATGCCCCAACACCTGTGGCCAGGCCTTTATGGGAGCCATCGGACTCACCGGAACCAAGGCCAAAAATAGCGAGGGTGTGATGGGTGAGGGATACATGCTCACCACTGGAGGCTCCCAAGGAGAAAATCCAACGGTGGGTGAAGTGAAACAGAAAGCGATTCCGGCCGATCAGATCAAAACCGTTTTGAAGGATCTTCTGGTGGAGCAATTCGGAGCATCACTCAAACGCTGA
- a CDS encoding formate/nitrite transporter family protein: MDYVLPNELVDGMIAAGGKKSNVSVKDLLLRGFYSGAILGLAVILALTVGIQSKLPFLGSVLFPFGFASIVLFGMELVTGNFALLPMATWAGRCSWGATFRNWSWVWIGNFIGTLVVAVIMAISLTSGGTVDPAADGGVWQKVAQKIMTLNIANVEKKYEALGSLGFGLAILRAVVANWLVCLGVTMALVSKSVPGKLLACWLPITAFQTMGMEHIVVNQFLHTAGPILGSGVPFWKCIFWNFLPVTIGNIIGGMVFIGMLFYSTHRTTMDNVLPKEHDEKLERELAAELGAR; this comes from the coding sequence ATGGATTACGTTCTCCCCAATGAACTTGTCGACGGCATGATTGCCGCCGGCGGCAAAAAATCAAACGTCAGCGTTAAAGATTTACTTCTACGCGGATTCTATTCGGGCGCGATTCTTGGTCTGGCCGTGATTCTGGCCCTCACCGTTGGTATTCAAAGCAAGCTGCCGTTCCTGGGATCTGTGCTGTTCCCATTCGGGTTTGCCAGCATTGTGCTGTTCGGCATGGAGCTCGTCACAGGTAACTTCGCCCTCCTGCCCATGGCGACTTGGGCTGGTCGCTGCTCCTGGGGAGCCACATTCCGTAATTGGAGCTGGGTGTGGATCGGCAACTTCATCGGCACTCTGGTAGTGGCGGTGATCATGGCCATCAGCCTCACCAGTGGAGGCACCGTGGATCCAGCCGCGGATGGTGGGGTCTGGCAGAAGGTTGCCCAGAAAATCATGACGTTGAATATCGCCAACGTTGAAAAAAAGTACGAAGCTCTGGGTTCACTCGGATTCGGACTCGCCATTTTGCGAGCTGTGGTTGCCAACTGGCTCGTCTGTTTGGGTGTGACCATGGCTCTTGTCAGTAAGAGCGTTCCTGGAAAGCTTCTGGCCTGCTGGTTGCCGATCACGGCATTCCAAACGATGGGAATGGAACACATTGTTGTGAATCAATTTCTCCACACAGCAGGGCCAATTCTGGGTTCAGGCGTACCGTTCTGGAAATGCATCTTCTGGAATTTCCTTCCTGTTACCATCGGCAATATCATCGGTGGCATGGTGTTTATCGGCATGCTTTTCTACAGCACCCACCGCACCACCATGGACAACGTGCTTCCGAAGGAACACGATGAGAAACTGGAGCGCGAACTCGCAGCAGAACTGGGAGCACGCTGA
- a CDS encoding HEAT repeat domain-containing protein, with translation MSVDEAILWDRLARSRRAPLEPSWLEESYSSSLSADLRQALCEKLGSLAAHGWPIILRLIQQHGEQRELLLAAGLCHQPEARDWLLHRLNEHSQLGDDHLCVLQALSCWGADVPESVLLRCLQHPGAQHRLTGLQLISFRAHTLTDQQLLALCSNLLDDWRDPIVISTIRVLQRRDGGAISERIAGLCQSNSDVIADAAFRALGCIATPTSQRLLIELSESLDNPSRRELAQRQINQQFRN, from the coding sequence ATGAGTGTTGACGAAGCCATCCTCTGGGATCGGCTGGCGCGATCACGCAGAGCTCCACTGGAGCCTTCCTGGCTGGAGGAGTCTTACTCCTCCAGCCTTTCTGCTGATCTGCGTCAAGCCCTCTGCGAAAAACTGGGATCCCTGGCCGCCCATGGCTGGCCAATCATCCTGCGCCTGATCCAGCAACACGGTGAGCAGAGAGAGCTCCTGCTGGCTGCAGGGTTGTGCCATCAACCTGAAGCTCGCGACTGGCTGCTGCATCGGCTTAATGAGCACAGTCAACTTGGTGATGACCATCTTTGTGTCCTCCAGGCTTTGTCCTGCTGGGGCGCGGACGTTCCTGAATCAGTTCTGCTCAGATGCCTACAACACCCTGGCGCTCAACACCGTCTGACTGGCCTGCAACTGATCAGCTTCCGAGCTCACACACTCACGGATCAACAACTTCTCGCTCTCTGCAGCAATCTGCTGGATGATTGGCGCGATCCGATTGTGATCTCCACCATTCGGGTGCTTCAACGCCGGGATGGTGGAGCGATCAGTGAACGCATCGCAGGCCTGTGCCAGAGCAACTCCGACGTGATTGCCGACGCAGCCTTTCGAGCCCTGGGGTGTATCGCTACCCCCACCAGTCAACGATTACTCATTGAACTCAGTGAATCCCTGGATAATCCAAGCCGGCGCGAGCTCGCGCAGCGTCAAATAAACCAACAATTCCGTAACTAA
- the cynS gene encoding cyanase — protein sequence MTSSTLTTASLSAPSQSTVTASLMAAKKAKGMSFTDLGSALGLDEVWVASLFYGQATASPEEAEKLASLLSLDPAITAAIQEFPTKGSLEPVIPTDPLIYRFYEIMQVYGMPLKDVIQEKFGDGIMSAIDFTLEVDKVEDPKGDRVKITMCGKFLPYKKW from the coding sequence ATGACCTCCTCCACACTCACGACCGCATCGCTTTCTGCTCCTTCGCAGAGCACTGTGACAGCCAGTTTGATGGCAGCAAAGAAAGCTAAAGGGATGAGTTTTACCGATCTTGGATCAGCGCTTGGACTCGATGAAGTCTGGGTCGCCTCTTTGTTTTATGGACAGGCCACCGCATCACCGGAGGAGGCTGAAAAGCTGGCGTCACTGCTCTCCTTGGACCCCGCGATCACAGCAGCAATCCAGGAGTTCCCCACAAAAGGCAGTCTCGAGCCGGTGATTCCGACTGATCCTCTGATTTATCGCTTCTACGAAATCATGCAGGTGTATGGAATGCCGCTGAAGGATGTCATCCAGGAAAAATTCGGCGATGGCATCATGAGTGCGATTGACTTTACCCTTGAAGTTGACAAGGTTGAGGATCCAAAAGGTGATCGTGTGAAGATCACCATGTGCGGCAAGTTTCTCCCCTACAAAAAATGGTGA